Proteins encoded together in one Mycolicibacter minnesotensis window:
- a CDS encoding NUDIX hydrolase, with product MTISYDEVLRERIRAHLNAHDRRAVDDPSKRRAAVAVVIVDSEVAEDRVDPAHVDDWMAGRSMSEAGLDGRMVDVSGGAAFLLCRRASRLTSHAAQWALPGGRLDPGETAVDAALRELHEEVGVRLSDSAVLGVLDDYPTRSGYVITPVVIWGGGRLDLRPAAAEVVAVYRVGLHQLQRDDSPRYVGIPESPRPVVQIPLGNDLIHAPTGAVLLQVRWLCLEGRGDRVDNLEQPVFAWK from the coding sequence GTGACGATCAGCTATGACGAGGTGCTGCGGGAACGGATCCGGGCGCACCTGAACGCGCACGACCGCCGCGCCGTGGACGACCCGTCGAAGCGACGGGCTGCCGTAGCGGTGGTGATCGTGGATTCCGAAGTCGCCGAGGACAGGGTCGACCCCGCACACGTGGATGACTGGATGGCTGGGCGGTCGATGTCCGAGGCGGGCCTGGACGGGCGCATGGTCGATGTCTCCGGGGGTGCCGCCTTTCTCTTGTGCCGCAGAGCATCTCGTCTCACGTCGCATGCCGCTCAGTGGGCGCTACCCGGCGGCCGCCTTGATCCTGGCGAAACCGCGGTCGATGCCGCCCTGCGCGAACTGCACGAGGAGGTCGGCGTCCGGTTGTCCGACTCGGCTGTGCTGGGTGTACTGGACGACTATCCGACGCGTTCGGGATATGTGATCACACCGGTGGTGATCTGGGGTGGGGGTCGGCTCGATCTCCGTCCCGCGGCGGCGGAGGTGGTGGCGGTCTACCGCGTCGGGCTGCATCAGCTGCAACGCGATGATTCGCCGCGCTACGTCGGCATCCCCGAGAGCCCGCGTCCGGTCGTGCAGATCCCGTTGGGTAATGACCTCATTCATGCGCCGACGGGCGCGGTGCTGTTGCAGGTGCGGTGGCTGTGTCTGGAGGGCCGAGGCGACCGGGTCGATAATTTGGAGCAACCGGTGTTCGCCTGGAAGTAG
- a CDS encoding SpoIIAA family protein — protein MIELLPDMPQGVTGIRVSGRLRGDELREIKPALHELLRDGDVRIVEVIDSDYEGFGPGGLAEDIKLGLGAVLPHHSAFKRIAVVSDKEWVAHVLHALEWMIPGELAVFGLGDVERAKEWAAG, from the coding sequence ATGATCGAGCTATTGCCGGACATGCCGCAGGGAGTAACCGGGATTCGCGTCTCGGGACGGCTTCGCGGCGACGAACTCCGCGAGATCAAGCCCGCACTGCACGAGCTTCTGCGGGACGGGGATGTGCGGATCGTCGAGGTCATCGACTCCGACTACGAGGGTTTCGGGCCCGGCGGGCTGGCCGAGGACATCAAACTCGGGCTGGGCGCGGTACTGCCGCATCACTCCGCCTTCAAACGCATCGCCGTGGTGTCTGACAAAGAGTGGGTCGCCCACGTGCTGCATGCGCTTGAGTGGATGATTCCCGGTGAGCTCGCGGTGTTCGGCCTCGGGGACGTTGAGCGTGCCAAGGAGTGGGCCGCGGGCTGA
- a CDS encoding glycoside hydrolase family 6 protein, translated as MPVTPSLFGAVARCVTPLLALAALAGAAPAQADGDNPLAGRPFYVDPISKAMHASNAQPDSAELARVANTPQAYWLDQAFGVGSVGSTVARHTGAAAAAGAMPVLVLYAIPHRDCGSYAAGGFSSGASYRAWVDSVADGIGGNPAAIILEPDALAMADCLSGDARQERYDLISYAVDTLGRNPATAVYVDAGHSRWVSAGEMANRLNAAGVGRARGFSLNSTNYFTTEEEIGYGEEISGMTGGAHYVVDTSRNGAGPAEGDPYGWCNPSGRALGTPPTADTAGQHADAYLWVKRVGESDGSCGSGEPAAGHFVSDYAINLARNAG; from the coding sequence TTGCCTGTGACCCCCTCACTGTTTGGTGCAGTCGCGCGCTGCGTCACCCCGCTCCTTGCTCTGGCGGCCCTGGCCGGCGCCGCCCCCGCCCAGGCCGACGGGGACAACCCGCTGGCCGGCCGGCCCTTCTACGTCGATCCGATCTCGAAGGCGATGCACGCGTCCAATGCGCAGCCGGACAGCGCCGAGCTGGCTCGGGTGGCCAACACTCCGCAGGCGTACTGGCTGGACCAGGCGTTTGGGGTGGGATCGGTCGGCTCGACGGTGGCGCGGCACACCGGCGCCGCCGCGGCGGCCGGCGCCATGCCGGTGCTGGTGCTCTACGCCATCCCGCACCGTGACTGTGGCAGCTACGCGGCGGGCGGATTCTCCTCCGGCGCGTCCTACCGCGCCTGGGTCGACAGCGTCGCTGACGGGATCGGCGGCAACCCGGCCGCGATCATCCTGGAGCCCGACGCGCTCGCGATGGCCGACTGCCTCTCCGGTGATGCGCGTCAGGAGCGCTACGACCTGATCAGCTACGCCGTAGACACGCTGGGCCGCAACCCGGCCACGGCCGTCTACGTCGACGCCGGCCACTCGCGTTGGGTCAGCGCCGGCGAGATGGCCAACCGGCTCAACGCGGCCGGTGTGGGGCGTGCGCGAGGCTTCTCCCTGAACAGCACGAACTACTTCACCACCGAAGAGGAAATCGGCTACGGCGAAGAGATCTCGGGCATGACCGGCGGAGCACACTACGTGGTCGATACCTCCCGCAACGGTGCCGGCCCTGCCGAAGGCGACCCCTACGGCTGGTGCAATCCCAGCGGGCGGGCCCTGGGTACACCGCCCACCGCGGACACGGCCGGGCAGCACGCCGACGCCTACCTGTGGGTCAAGCGGGTGGGGGAGTCCGACGGCAGCTGTGGTTCCGGTGAACCCGCCGCGGGTCACTTCGTCAGCGACTACGCCATCAATCTGGCGCGCAACGCGGGCTGA